A genomic region of Zea mays cultivar B73 chromosome 6, Zm-B73-REFERENCE-NAM-5.0, whole genome shotgun sequence contains the following coding sequences:
- the LOC109940619 gene encoding uncharacterized protein: MNVSGVSEQNDNARKKLEFAVDGISLARPNNSRPKGRTIKGSEERVIKLGAKGTKKMTRKCQKCGIADGHNSRTCLSMEENRQRLASLAGRKRGRPPGSRNKGGSKAPDWNETTTSKKHANEFDSSESDSD; encoded by the exons ATGAATGTTAGTGGTGTCAGTGAACAAAATGATAATGCCAGAAAG AAACTGGAATTTGCAGTCGATGGGATAAGCTTGGCAAGACCAAATAACTCAAGACCCAAAGGAAGAACAATAAAGGGGAGTGAAGAAAGGGTTATTAAATTGGGAGCTAAAGGTACAAAGAAAATGACCAGGAAATGTCAGAAGTGTGGAATTGCTGATGGTCACAACAGTAGGACATGTTTGTCAATGGAGGAAAATAGACAAAGGTTGGCAAGCCTTGCTGGACGTAAGAGAGGACGACCTCCAGGATCTAGGAACAAGGGTGGCAGTAAAGCTCCTGATTGGAATGAGACAACAACATCTAAAAAACACGCAAATGAGTTCGATAGTAGTGAGTCAGACAGTGATTAG
- the LOC109940493 gene encoding protein FAR-RED IMPAIRED RESPONSE 1-like yields the protein MVQEEEQGGYQLASDGITHTESATAVNAITPPAALRAPGVDEQTIFEASRMTVTEGGQHLNTMRTIGDHEQDTPVILQRHEVTIDPRLVPKVGMTFSGVDEAYKFYSRYAYEVGFPLKKYRERKNCKWLNCSMEGKRSVRGISNPKVRSTSSKRTQCKAGMKLKKIYDDAKETVISVRIDLLHLDHNHEFFKKDTEKNQLQCNKTHDPEYMEFISSMQESRIPQHCIMDYVSEMHGGPESVPVTAQDMYNLKKAKQRERNANDVAKLLSFFASCKKDNPQFFSDFQLDKEGKILSIFWSHASQQGDYIDFGDAVTFDTTHKTNLYEKPLGMFVGSNHHLHCTIFAFALLGDETVDTFEWVFNAFKTCMGTEGPRVMLTDQDPAMPVALERGQKETNTLYMFEIRVARAYTRAVMCRFQESLKYATAFKIMHDEEGGAND from the exons ATGGTGCAGGAAGAAGAACAAGGAGGGTACCAGTTAGCGTCAGATGGAATTACGCATACAGAATCAGCTACTGCTGTAAACGCAATTACTCCACCGGCAGCTTTGAGGGCCCCAGGGGTTGATGAACAGACCATATTtgaggcatcaaggatgacagtaACTGAAGGAGGGCAGCACCTTAATACTATGCGTACTATTGGTGATCATGAACAGGACACACCAGTGATTCTGCAGAGACAT GAAGTTACAATTGATCCGAGATTAGTACCTAAAGTTGGTATGACATTCAGTGGGGTGGATGAAGCATATAAATTTTATAGtaggtatgcatatgaagttggatttccattGAAAAAGTATAGGGAACGGAAAAATTGTAAGTGGTTGAATTGCTCGATGGAAGGCAAAAGATCAGTAAGGGGAATATCAAACCCAAAGGTACGTAGTACCAGTTCGAAACGGACACAATGCAAGGCCGGTATGAAACTTAAAAAAATTTATGATGATGCAAAAGAGACAGTTATATCAGTGCGTATTGATCTGTTGCACTTGGATCATAATCATGAATTTTTTAAAAAGGATACCGAAAAGAATCAATTACAATGCAACAAGACGCATGATCCTGAATACATGGAGTTCATAAGTTCAATGCAAGAGAGTCGAATCCCGCAACATTGTATTATGGATTATGTATCAGAAATGCACGGTGGTCCTGAGAGTGTGCCTGTAACAGCACAGGACATGTATAACCT GAAAAAGGCAAAGCAACGAGaaagaaatgcaaatgatgtgGCAAAGCTACTATCCTTTTTTGCATCCTGCAAAAAggataatccacaatttttctcTGACTTCCAATTGGATAAAGAAGGCAAGATTTTAAGCATATTTTGGTCACATGCAAGCCAGCAAGGGGATTACATTGATTTTGGTGATGCGGTTACATTTGACACAACACATAAGACTAATCTGTATGAAAAACCACTAGGTATGTTTGTTGGTTCAAATCACCACCTACATTGCACTATATTTGCTTTCGCATTGTTGGGGGATGAAACTGTTGATACATTTGAATGGGTATTCAACGccttcaaaacatgcatgggaaccgaaggtccacgagtgatgctgacag atcaagatcctgcaatgccagTAGCCCTCGAGAGG GGTCAAAAGGAAACGAACACGCTATACATGTTTGAGATAAGGGTTGCAAGAGCATACACAAGGGCTGTGATGTGTAGATTCCAGGAATCTTTGAAATATGCAACCGCATTCAAGATAATGCATGACGAAGAAGGGGGTGCAAATGATTGA